Proteins encoded in a region of the Mucilaginibacter sabulilitoris genome:
- a CDS encoding RagB/SusD family nutrient uptake outer membrane protein codes for MKTLKYLMFGLILISWGCKKTDDFLTKLPLDKLTDDTYWTSEGNVRTFAFSFYPTYFPGYASGFDLSWGGYFSGESLNDDFAPTTPTTFTKNVPATDNGASAWSFANIRRENLFLERIKQVPMPDEAIKHWTGVGRFFRALEYATKVKKYGDYPWYGKVLAETDTKELYRPRDPRVMVMDSVLADFNYAAANVRVTDAGTGPQGLVVNRNVVLAFMSRVFLFEGNWEKYQANNTAKANEYYTAAKWAANEVITKGGYAVAPDYRKIFNSLDLSTNPEIILYRKYQTGLLTHSLESYVNKEPQTGASKNAIESYLCKDGLPIGISPLYKGDKTITDVMADRDPRINATFVPAIRLNGVVSNYSSSGYAVLKFFNEDIKDLTNGNSSLNDTQAPVIRYGEVLINYADACAELGTLTQNDLDISINKLRRRNGIGIPDLQVMGGLPAVNGTVYDDPKRDPAVPSLLWEIRRERRTELMMEGFRNDDLRSWKKYAYVDTQGNPDINLGAWIKRSDYPNTLAVATQNNAPEGYVVPATKAETQRLFNDPKVYLSPLPLDQIKLYQDQGVDLKQNPGW; via the coding sequence ATGAAAACACTAAAATATTTAATGTTCGGTTTGATCCTTATTTCATGGGGATGCAAAAAAACCGATGATTTTTTGACCAAATTACCATTGGATAAGCTAACTGATGATACCTATTGGACAAGTGAGGGCAATGTAAGGACATTTGCTTTTAGCTTTTATCCAACGTATTTTCCGGGTTATGCATCAGGGTTTGATTTAAGTTGGGGGGGATACTTTTCTGGTGAAAGTTTGAATGATGATTTCGCGCCAACGACACCTACCACTTTTACAAAAAATGTACCGGCAACAGATAATGGCGCTTCTGCCTGGTCTTTTGCAAATATCCGACGCGAAAATCTCTTTCTTGAGCGTATTAAACAAGTACCCATGCCCGATGAAGCCATTAAACACTGGACTGGGGTTGGCCGCTTTTTTCGAGCATTAGAATATGCTACTAAGGTGAAGAAATATGGCGATTATCCGTGGTATGGTAAAGTACTTGCAGAAACCGATACTAAGGAGCTTTACCGGCCACGTGATCCGCGTGTTATGGTAATGGACAGCGTATTGGCCGATTTTAATTATGCCGCTGCCAACGTGCGGGTTACTGATGCCGGAACCGGTCCGCAAGGATTGGTAGTAAACAGGAACGTTGTACTGGCTTTCATGTCAAGAGTATTCCTTTTTGAAGGTAACTGGGAAAAATACCAGGCTAATAACACTGCAAAAGCTAATGAGTATTACACTGCTGCGAAATGGGCAGCTAATGAGGTGATTACCAAAGGCGGTTACGCTGTTGCACCTGATTACCGCAAAATATTTAATTCACTTGATCTTTCTACCAATCCTGAAATAATTTTATATCGTAAATATCAAACCGGATTACTGACACACAGCTTAGAGAGTTATGTAAATAAAGAGCCGCAAACAGGGGCATCAAAAAATGCTATAGAGTCTTATCTGTGCAAGGATGGTCTGCCTATCGGTATATCTCCGCTTTACAAAGGCGACAAAACTATAACCGATGTTATGGCAGATCGTGACCCGCGTATTAATGCCACTTTTGTACCGGCTATAAGGCTCAACGGTGTTGTATCAAATTATTCATCATCCGGTTACGCGGTGCTGAAATTTTTTAATGAAGATATTAAAGACCTTACCAATGGTAACAGTAGCCTTAACGATACCCAGGCTCCTGTAATCCGTTACGGCGAAGTGCTGATCAATTATGCTGATGCCTGTGCCGAACTGGGAACATTAACGCAAAATGACCTTGACATTTCAATCAACAAACTCAGGAGACGTAATGGTATCGGCATTCCTGATTTACAGGTAATGGGTGGTCTGCCGGCTGTTAACGGAACAGTTTATGACGATCCTAAAAGAGATCCTGCTGTACCTTCATTGTTATGGGAAATTCGCCGCGAACGCCGTACTGAGCTTATGATGGAAGGTTTCAGAAATGATGATCTTAGGAGCTGGAAAAAATATGCTTATGTAGATACCCAGGGCAATCCGGATATTAACCTTGGCGCATGGATCAAACGGTCCGATTACCCTAATACGTTAGCCGTAGCTACACAGAATAATGCCCCTGAAGGTTATGTGGTGCCCGCTACCAAAGCCGAAACTCAAAGGTTATTTAATGATCCTAAAGTTTATTTGAGTCCCTTACCTTTAGATCAGATAAAACTGTATCAAGACCAGGGTGTTGATCTGAAACAAAACCCGGGCTGGTAA
- a CDS encoding SusC/RagA family TonB-linked outer membrane protein, producing the protein MEKKLLNAFLAFLFLSVQVMAQQKTISGKVTSADDGNALPGVSIKIKGTDAGTVSDVNGSYSIKANSGQVLVFSFISFANQEVTVKDATTINVKLGADTKSLNEVVVVGYGTQKRANLTGAVATVDTKILQSRPITDVARGLQGAVPGLTITTATGDLGTDPKIRLRGLTGSINTGAAGASPLILVDNVEIPSLQLINPDDIESISVLKDAASSSIYGTRAAFGVILVTTKTGKRNGTNRITYSNNFGWASPTSQIKIASAADNSQASLLALQRFNPNTNSFSIIGYSVDAASIQKMRDWETQYGNQNLSPEMVQGRDFDIIGGKLYFYRSWDAGKMYLKDWTPQQSHNVGISGGSDKINYNVGLGYLNQDGVLKVNPDKFDRYNLSLGVGASPTKWLDTRAKVLFSNTLTSTPFVFSASQYGPYYYLYRWPANYPYGTFNGLPFRSAVTEVQQAKMDQDKNNLSRISVGGTIKIIPGLTVDADYTYTGTNEHLHQTGGNTMAYDFWSFNGTALNYTGYQSASYNKARYYSYWATVNTGKLFATYNKNIGDHSLKFILGSDIELNQYTSESAERRNLLDPNFGEVNLATGDQFATSSDGHYSTLGYFGRINYAYKDKYLLELNGRRDGSSRFPSDNLYGFFPSASAGYVLTKESYMDWSKGFLSFLKIRASYGSIGNQAITKNSALGDSKFLIQYPTTNSNWLLPTGNAVTIGSIGALSPILTWETIKTADVGLDARFLNDELGLTVDVFNRKTSNMISNGATLPSSFGTGAPERNYGELTGKGWELAIDYNHTFGGGFHFSATASISDAQETISKFANTTRGLPAPIAALNTTYYQGMKLGEIWGYVTDRLFTASDFAGKDAAGHYVYAQGVPSQTQMESGSFYFGPGDVKYKDLNGDGVVYQGSNTVDDHGDKKIIGNSTPRYQYGLRLGADWKGFDLNVYFQGVGKRDLWASGSVFIPGFRGAEAWYSNQMDYWTEANPNAFYPRPTDYGAVADKWDFQPQTRYLLNMAYLRLKNLNVGYSFPKSVTRRLGIERLRVFFSGENILTFDHLGNFPIDPETDFSQTQIDNDRAGFGRVYPYRKTYSAGLQVTF; encoded by the coding sequence ATGGAAAAAAAGCTACTTAATGCGTTTCTGGCTTTTTTGTTTTTGTCTGTGCAGGTTATGGCCCAGCAAAAAACAATTAGCGGAAAAGTAACTTCGGCAGATGACGGAAATGCATTGCCCGGTGTTTCAATTAAAATTAAAGGTACCGATGCCGGCACCGTCTCCGACGTTAATGGCTCTTATTCAATTAAAGCCAACAGCGGCCAGGTACTTGTATTTAGCTTCATAAGCTTTGCAAATCAGGAAGTAACCGTAAAAGATGCCACTACTATTAATGTTAAGCTGGGTGCGGATACCAAGTCATTAAATGAGGTGGTAGTAGTAGGTTATGGTACGCAAAAACGCGCCAACCTTACCGGCGCGGTTGCCACGGTTGATACCAAGATTTTGCAGTCAAGACCTATTACAGACGTAGCTCGCGGTTTGCAAGGTGCGGTACCAGGCCTAACCATTACCACTGCTACCGGTGATTTGGGAACCGATCCTAAAATAAGGTTGCGTGGTTTAACAGGCTCTATCAATACAGGGGCTGCAGGTGCATCGCCTTTGATACTGGTTGACAACGTAGAGATACCAAGCCTTCAACTAATTAACCCGGATGATATCGAATCTATATCAGTATTAAAAGATGCGGCATCATCCTCCATATACGGTACTCGTGCAGCTTTTGGTGTAATATTAGTTACTACAAAAACAGGTAAACGGAACGGTACTAACCGTATTACCTATTCCAATAACTTTGGATGGGCGTCTCCAACAAGCCAGATAAAAATAGCGTCTGCGGCAGATAATTCACAGGCTTCATTGTTGGCTCTGCAACGTTTTAACCCTAATACAAACAGTTTTAGTATTATCGGTTATTCTGTTGATGCTGCATCCATACAAAAAATGCGCGATTGGGAAACACAGTACGGTAATCAAAACCTGAGCCCTGAAATGGTACAGGGCCGCGATTTTGATATTATTGGAGGTAAACTATATTTCTATCGTTCATGGGATGCCGGCAAAATGTATTTGAAAGACTGGACCCCGCAGCAATCGCACAATGTTGGAATAAGCGGCGGCAGCGATAAAATAAATTATAATGTAGGATTGGGATACCTGAACCAGGACGGTGTACTGAAAGTAAATCCGGATAAGTTTGACCGTTATAACCTTTCATTAGGTGTAGGTGCAAGTCCAACAAAATGGCTGGATACACGGGCTAAGGTTTTATTTTCCAATACGTTAACTTCAACCCCTTTTGTTTTTTCGGCGTCTCAATATGGCCCTTATTATTATCTATATCGCTGGCCGGCTAATTACCCGTATGGTACATTCAACGGGCTGCCTTTCCGAAGCGCGGTAACTGAGGTTCAGCAGGCAAAAATGGATCAGGATAAAAATAACTTGTCAAGAATTTCGGTAGGCGGAACTATTAAAATAATTCCCGGGTTAACCGTTGATGCCGATTATACTTATACAGGTACCAATGAGCACCTGCATCAAACTGGTGGCAATACGATGGCTTATGATTTCTGGTCATTTAACGGAACCGCGCTAAACTATACGGGTTATCAAAGTGCTTCATACAATAAAGCAAGATATTATTCCTATTGGGCGACAGTAAACACGGGTAAATTATTTGCTACCTATAACAAAAATATAGGTGACCATTCGCTTAAGTTTATTTTGGGTAGTGATATAGAACTTAACCAATACACCAGTGAATCAGCTGAACGGCGGAATCTGCTTGATCCAAACTTTGGAGAGGTTAATTTGGCCACAGGAGACCAGTTTGCTACTTCATCTGATGGTCATTACTCAACATTGGGCTATTTTGGCCGTATCAACTATGCTTACAAAGATAAGTATCTGTTAGAGTTGAATGGACGCAGGGATGGTTCATCGCGTTTTCCTAGCGACAATTTATATGGCTTTTTCCCATCGGCATCCGCAGGTTATGTGCTTACTAAAGAGTCATATATGGATTGGAGCAAGGGATTTCTTTCTTTCTTGAAAATAAGAGCCTCTTATGGATCTATAGGTAATCAGGCTATTACCAAAAATTCAGCATTAGGAGATAGTAAATTTCTCATCCAATATCCTACAACTAATTCAAATTGGTTATTGCCAACTGGTAACGCTGTTACTATAGGTTCAATAGGAGCTTTGTCGCCAATATTAACATGGGAAACTATCAAGACAGCTGATGTTGGTTTGGATGCCCGCTTTTTAAATGATGAACTTGGACTTACAGTTGACGTTTTTAACAGAAAAACCAGCAATATGATTAGCAATGGAGCAACTCTTCCGAGTTCATTTGGAACAGGAGCACCTGAACGTAATTATGGCGAATTAACGGGAAAAGGCTGGGAATTGGCTATTGATTATAACCATACTTTTGGGGGTGGGTTTCATTTTAGCGCCACTGCGTCAATATCAGATGCTCAGGAAACTATTTCAAAATTTGCAAATACAACCCGCGGGCTCCCTGCTCCAATAGCCGCATTGAATACTACTTATTATCAGGGCATGAAACTGGGCGAAATATGGGGCTATGTGACTGATCGTTTATTTACAGCAAGTGATTTTGCAGGTAAGGATGCTGCCGGCCATTATGTTTATGCTCAAGGTGTACCCTCACAAACTCAGATGGAAAGTGGGTCGTTTTATTTTGGCCCGGGCGACGTTAAGTACAAAGATCTTAATGGTGATGGCGTAGTTTACCAGGGCAGTAATACAGTTGATGACCACGGCGATAAAAAAATCATCGGAAATTCAACTCCACGTTATCAATATGGTTTAAGATTAGGTGCCGATTGGAAAGGCTTCGACCTGAATGTGTATTTCCAGGGAGTAGGCAAGCGTGACCTGTGGGCAAGTGGTTCGGTTTTTATCCCCGGGTTCAGGGGTGCGGAAGCCTGGTATTCCAATCAGATGGATTACTGGACAGAAGCTAACCCTAATGCCTTTTACCCAAGGCCAACCGATTATGGTGCGGTTGCGGACAAATGGGATTTTCAGCCTCAAACCAGGTACCTGCTCAATATGGCATACCTCCGTTTAAAAAACCTGAATGTTGGTTATTCATTTCCTAAAAGTGTTACCCGCAGATTGGGAATTGAAAGACTGCGTGTTTTCTTCAGCGGCGAGAATATATTAACATTTGATCATTTGGGTAATTTCCCTATTGACCCTGAAACTGATTTTTCTCAAACCCAGATTGATAATGACCGTGCCGGTTTTGGACGTGTTTATCCGTATAGAAAAACATATTCTGCAGGATTACAGGTGACATTTTAA